One Aphidius gifuensis isolate YNYX2018 linkage group LG3, ASM1490517v1, whole genome shotgun sequence DNA window includes the following coding sequences:
- the LOC122853087 gene encoding galactose mutarotase-like produces the protein MENNCECKESSIEEGIFGEYFPSENVKYTSTEITDEDANNSLKPITIKSYKLINKNRMEVTLITWGATIVSIKCPDKYGKIEDVVIGFDNLENYMNKNINEYIGSVIGRCANRIKSGKFTIDKKDYKLSLNDGDNHLHGGNKGLGRQIWDSFIDNCCVVMTYLSPDGEEGYPGDVLTTIKFKLTQQNKLEINIRATTSKPTVLNLTHGVLFNLAGHNAGEEELRKHCVSLNCDRWIFTDVNDPIPTGGIRGVGGTVMDLRIPKNLGDAMDKVPPAGIGFDHNYCVLKNWQPSLTFMARINHPDSGRVLEIYSDQPGLQFHTCSNFPLSKNGDDNDNDDDDDDDDDTVTQVSHEEVLDSKQFDELESYASYDGDEEAEQFHSRSNLMNNNFSQSDTETMPSTIKSSLPFIPGKNDSKYTKFCGFGIHPQNYPNAVNIKHFPCSILRPGQVYCHDLAFKFGIQLKNYM, from the exons ATGGAAAATAATTGTGAATGCAAAGAATCATCAATTGAAGAGGGAATTTTCGGTGAATATTTTCCATcagaaaatgtaaaatatacatCAACAGAAATTACTGATGAAGATGCtaataattctttaaaacCAATCACCATTAAATcctacaaattaattaataaaaatcgtATGGAGGTTACACTTATAACTTGGGGAGCAACAattgtatcaataaaatgtCCTGATAAATATGGTAAAATTGAAGATGTTGTTATTggttttgataatttagaaaattacatgaataaaaatataaatgaatacatTGGATCTGTTATTGGTAGATGTGCTAATAGAATAAAATCTggtaaatttacaattgataaaaaagactataaattatcattaaatgatGGTGATAATCATTTACACGGTGGA AATAAAGGTTTAGGCAGACAAATTTGGgattcatttattgataattgttgTGTTGTTATGACTTATCTTAGTCCAGATGGTGAAGAAGGATATCCTGGTGAtgttttaacaacaattaaatttaaattaacacaacaaaataaattagaaataaatatacgtgcaacaacatcaaaaccaacagttttaaatttaacacatggagttttattcaatttagCTGGCCAT aATGCTGGAGAAGAAGAGCTGAGAAAACATTGTGTATCATTAAATTGTGATCGTTGGATTTTTACTGATGTTAATGATCCAATTCCTACTGGTGGTATACGTGGTGTTGGTGGTACTGTAATGGATTTAAGAATTCCAAAAAATCTTGGAGATGCTATGGACAAAGTACCACCAGCTGGAATTGGTTTTGATCATAATTATTGTGTACTTAAAAATTGGCAGCCTAGTTTGACATTCATGGCACGAATTAATCATCCAGATAGTGGAAGAGTTCTTGAAATTTATTCGGATCAACCTGGCTTACAATTTCATACTTGTTCTAATTTTCCACTTTCAAAAAatggtgatgataatgataatgatgatgatgatgatgatgatgatgatacagtTACACAAGTTAGTCATGAAGAAGTATTAGATAGTAAACAATTTGATGAACTAGAAAGTTATGCAAGTTATGATGGTGATGAAGAAGCTGAACAGTTTCATTCACGttcaaatttaatgaataataatttttcacaatCTGATACAGAAACAATgccatcaacaataaaatcttCATTACCATTTATTCCAGGAAAAAATGATtctaaatatacaaaattttgtgGATTTGGTATACATCCACAGAATTATCCAAATGCTgttaatatt aAACATTTTCCATGCTCAATTTTACGACCTGGCCAAGTTTATTGTCACGATTTAGCATTTAAATTTGGAAtacaactaaaaaattatatgtaa
- the LOC122851085 gene encoding ATP-dependent DNA helicase DDX11: MEPEEFEFPFPPYPIQIDFMKNLWKCLNEGKLGIFESPTGTGKSLSIICGALKWLVDYEENNKSNLQIQMKQLNDELKKITDESKGDWFVEQTGQMKIKQKQQIIKDQLDALERHNKLDEDDSLEKNDIDQDLLLEDLNINSDDDKDEEEEELETARYTQFFFCSRTHSQLTQFIGELKNSPYADKVSSVPLSSRQNYCINKTVKKLKHVNLINERNQSLLIADIVTKIQDIEEIGSNAKELETCAYYASRRSLPDSQVILLPYNTILHANTRKSSGINLKNNVIIIDEAHNLLEAIERMHSSQITGRNILHCYNQLTQYQKRFENLFSAKSVLSLSQLSYCLKKLIKILGGTSRSQLTDEIKDEIPSKVFNIEDFEAVAEIDTINIFHLIDFINQSKLIHKLQGFVEKYSDDLKVQNIPKKAEGISAFLNSLQGKDEQLNTEIIIEQKKEEEISNNPLILIISFLESLKSCSSDGRIFVIPGKTVGQGVIKFLLMNPAAHFHDIVKEAKSVILAGGTMEPISEFRDQLFIGAGAESERIMTFSCDHVVPKENILTRILCKGPTGVSLEFNYQNRQNPKLLDELGRILQNLCNIIPGGMVVFLPSYGYEEHLSKHLEKSGVLAKIKIKKKIYREPKTASGVNAVLEGFARDVKSPKIPQTGALLFSVVGGKLSEGLNFSDDLGRCVIVVGMPYPNIKSPELQEKIKYLNENLKPGAGNEYYENSCMKAVNQCIGRAVRHINDYSTNTRGSQ; this comes from the exons atggaACCAGAAGAATTTGAATTTCCATTTCCACCATATCCCATTCAAATAGATTTCATGAAAAATCTATGGAAATGTCTAAATGAAGGTAAACTTGGAATATTTGAAAGTCCAACTGGAACTGgtaaatcattatcaataatttgtgGTGCATTAAAATGGCTAGTTGattatgaagaaaataataaatctaatttacaaatacaaatgaaacAACTTAAtgatgagttaaaaaaaataactgacgAGTCAAAAGGTGACTGGTTTGTTGAGCAAACtggtcaaatgaaaattaaacaaaaacaacaaattatcaAGGATCAATTGGATGCTCTTGAACGTC ACAACAAATTAGATGAAGATGATTcactagaaaaaaatgatattgatcAAGATTTATTGCTAGAAGACTTGAATATAAATtcagatgatgataaagatgaagaagaagaagaacttGAAACAGCCAGGtatacacaattttttttttgttcacgtACTCATTCACAATTAACACAATTCATtggtgaattaaaaaatagtccATATGCTGATAAAGTATCATCAGTACCATTATCATCACGTCAAAATTATTGCATTAATAaaacagttaaaaaattaaaacatgttAATCTTATAAATGAAC GTAATCAGTCTTTATTGATTGCTGATATTGTAACAAAGATTCAAGACATTGAAGAGATTGGTAGTAATGCTAAAGAGTTGGAAACATGTGCTTATTATGCATCAAGAAGATCATTGCCAGATAgtcaagttattttattaccATACAATACAATTCTTCATGCAAATACAAGAAAAAGTTCtggtataaatttaaaaaataatgttataataattgatgaagCTCATAATCTTTTAGAAGCTATTGAACGTATGCACAGTTCACAAATAAcaggtagaaatattttacacTGTTATAATCAATTAACACAGTATCAAAaaagatttgaaaatttattctcaGCAAAAAGTGTACTTAGTCTTTCACAATTAAGTTATtgtcttaaaaaattaattaaaatacttggTGGTACATCAAGATCACAGCTGACAGATGAAATTAAAGATGAAATACCATCAAAAGTATTTAACATTGAAGATTTTGAAGCAGTTGCTGAAATtgatacaattaatatttttcatcttattgattttataaatcaatcaaaaCTCATTCACAAGCTTCAGggttttgttgaaaaatacagtgatgatttaaaagtacaaaataTTCCAAAAAAGGCTGAAGGTATATCAGCATTTTTAAATAGTCTTCAGGGTAAAGATGAACAGCTGAATacagaaattattattgaacaaaaaaaagaagaagagatATCAAATAATCCATTGATTTTAATCATTAGTTTTTTGGAATCGTTGAAAAGTTGCAGCAGTGATGGAAGAATTTTTGTGATACCTGGTAAAACTGTTGGACAAGGTGTTATTAAATTTCTCTTGATGAATCCAGCTGCTCACTTTCATGATATTGTTAAAGAAGCCAAGTCAGTAATTTTAGCTGGTGGAACAATGGAACCAATATCAGAATTTCGagatcaattatttattggagCTGGTGCTGAATCAGAAAGAATTATGACATTTTCATGTGATCATGTTGTtccaaaagaaaatatattaacaagaATTTTGTGCAAAGGACCAACAGGTGTTTCGCtagaatttaattatcaaaatcgaCAAAATCCAAAATTACTTGATGAACTTGGtagaattttacaaaatttatgtaaCATTATACCTGGTGGTATGGTTGTATTTTTACCATCATATGGATACGAAGAGCATTTATCAAAACATCTTGAAAAATCAGGTGTACttgctaaaattaaaattaaaaaaaaaatttatcgtgAGCCTAAAACAGCATCAGGTGTTAATGCTGTATTAGAAGGTTTTGCTAGAGATGTTAAATCACCAAAAATTCCTCAAACTGGTGCATTGCTTTTTAGTGTTGTTG gTGGAAAACTCAGTGAAGGTCTTAATTTTTCTGATGACTTGGGTCGTTGTGTAATTGTCGTAGGAATGCCTTATCCAAATATTAAATCACCAGAgcttcaagaaaaaattaaatacttgaatgaaaatttaaagccTGGTGCTGGTAATGAGTATTATGAAAATTCATGTATGAAAGCGGTCAATCAATGTATTGGTCGTGCTGTTAGACACATCAATGATTATTCAACT AACACTAGAGGTTCacaatga